AACAGTCATTGCATTGAGCTTGAGAAGTGGTTTTAACTCACGCAGCAAAGTGATCATACCGCCAGCGTCATGGAAGTTCTCCATGTAATGGTCGCCTGATGGCTTGAGATCTAGTAATACTGGGGTTTCATCTCCCATCTTATCAAGAGCATCAAGATCAATTTCCAGGCCCATGCGTCCAGCAATCGCTGCCAAATGAACAATGCCGTTAGTTGATCCTCCAATTGCCAATAGAACACGCATAGCATTCTCAAAAGCATCTGCCGTCAGAATCTTATCGATGGTTAAACCATCTTTGGCCATTTGTACGGCTCTAGCCCCTGTCTCTTCTGCAATGCGAATACGATCTGCTGTCACTGCTGGAGGTGATGCGCCACCCGGTACAGTCATGCCTAGTGCTTCTGAAATACAAGCCATCGTGCTTGCCGTACCCATGACAGAACAAGTGCCAACGCTGGCTACAAGTTGATCATTGACTTCATCCTTCTCAACTTCATCAATCTCGCCAGCTCTGAACTTGCCCCAATAGCGACGACAGTCTGTACAAGCCCCAACACGTTCACTACGGTGTGATCCGGTCAACATAGAGCCAGTAATAAGTTGAATTGCAGGCAACCCTGCAGATGCTGCACCCATCATTTGTGCTGGCACAGTTTTATCGCAACCACCAATCATGACGACTGCATCCATTGGTTGTGCGCGCAACATCTCTTCCGTATCCATCGACATCAAGTTACGTAGGTACATTGACGTGGGTGATGAAAAGCTTTCATGAATAGAGATTGTTGGAAAGTCCATTGGCAATCCACCGGCAAGCATTACGCCGCGTTTCACCGCTTCAATCAGTTGCGGCATATTGCCGTGACAAGGGTTGTAAGAGCTACCGGTATTAATAATGCCAATGACCGGACGATCTAATGCGGTATTGGTATAGCCGGCACCTTTAATAAATGCCTTGCGCAGAAATAAGGAGAAGCCTTTATCCCCATAGCTGGTTAAGCCTTTACGTAGTCCACTTTCTGGTACGGATTTAGGATCTGTTAGTTTGGAGGTCATATTTGTCTCGGTGTAAATCTAGTAATTATGTTTTGTTCAATTGTAGCGATACCGTGATTGCTATATCTAAGGTGTGCCACCCCAGCGGTATTGCCAGGATATGCCTACCGCGTTGTAGCTAGTGTCAGTCCGCGAGTAGACCCCCTTGCTACCACTTAGGCGAATGGAGTTGTTTTTATCGATTGGATAAGACAGGGTGCTGCCAAAACGCCAATTCTCTTGGGTGCCGCTTGCAGGCAAACCATTGACATAGGTTTGGCCACCCGTGAAATATGTTGCATCAGCAGAGATCCAGGCTGTATTGGGAAAATAGTAAATCACATGGGTCTCGCCTG
This DNA window, taken from Polynucleobacter sp. MWH-UH25E, encodes the following:
- a CDS encoding IlvD/Edd family dehydratase, whose product is MTSKLTDPKSVPESGLRKGLTSYGDKGFSLFLRKAFIKGAGYTNTALDRPVIGIINTGSSYNPCHGNMPQLIEAVKRGVMLAGGLPMDFPTISIHESFSSPTSMYLRNLMSMDTEEMLRAQPMDAVVMIGGCDKTVPAQMMGAASAGLPAIQLITGSMLTGSHRSERVGACTDCRRYWGKFRAGEIDEVEKDEVNDQLVASVGTCSVMGTASTMACISEALGMTVPGGASPPAVTADRIRIAEETGARAVQMAKDGLTIDKILTADAFENAMRVLLAIGGSTNGIVHLAAIAGRMGLEIDLDALDKMGDETPVLLDLKPSGDHYMENFHDAGGMITLLRELKPLLKLNAMTVTGRTLGEEIDAGPPSFKQDVVRKFNDPIYPRGSIAVLHGNLAPGGAIIKQSAANEKLMEHEGRAVVFENAEDLANRIDRPDLDVTAEDILVLKNIGPKGAPGMPEAGYIPIPLKLARAGVKDIVRISDGRMSGTAFGTIVLHVTPESAIGGPLAYVRNGDRIRLSVKNREISLLISNEELAKRAKENPVVEPTAERGYKKLFLDTVTQADKGVDFDFLRAPKIIGKTPKS